A single genomic interval of Cydia splendana chromosome 10, ilCydSple1.2, whole genome shotgun sequence harbors:
- the LOC134794561 gene encoding uncharacterized protein LOC134794561 has protein sequence MIASKDGGTGKVKTQKAKLKTEDIVHSFGPALFMERICAIYRFRIFEGTLMLTSNFMKVFGLVVASVIAAVFLYYFDIPGALSKPDPLRDTMVDFPSIVILIQYVTSAVMTSCLLSSANIRIVNSLANIDSTLRLNTNEEFYRKSRNYSVIALCIMVIIHIISSTSDYFLRMDEDKSYTMDILNYVLNYVQDLEILVFYLMISMLNHRLKVINNDLTKILHHKDNQGKITVYTIRQKNSKNEKPLDIHGKIAVNNLRDLSLAYDTIGEACHLVNSVYNYQIFMTLISAFVYIVIALWTALFYYRTQVFTGNLISIILWCCSEMLTVAAMAFVCEMLLSTRSETKVLVNELVMEYALPARTRAQAKAFMRLIDAWPLRVYVYDMFTVDITLMLKFISVSTTYLIVIIQISHFV, from the coding sequence ATGATCGCGAGCAAAGATGGTGGTACAGGAAAAGTAAAAACGCAAAAGGCAAAGTTAAAAACTGAAGATATCGTACATAGCTTCGGACCAGCTCTCTTTATGGAACGCATATGCGCAATCTATCGATTCAGAATTTTCGAAGGAACCTTAATGCTTACAAGTAATTTTATGAAAGTATTCGGATTAGTTGTAGCAAGTGTAATTGCTGCTGTTTTCCTGTACTACTTCGATATCCCTGGAGCACTCTCTAAACCAGACCCGTTAAGGGATACTATGGTAGATTTCCCATCGATCGTCATCCTCATTCAATACGTCACGTCTGCCGTGATGACGTCTTGTTTGCTGAGTAGCGCGAATATTCGGATCGTGAATTCGCTCGCAAATATCGACTCAACACTTCGTCTTAACACAAATGAAGAATTTTATAGAAAATCAAGAAACTATTCAGTTATAGCGCTATGTATTATGGTGATCATCCACATCATCTCCAGTACATCAGATTACTTTTTACGAATGGATGAAGATAAATCCTATACTATGGATATACTTAATTATGTACTGAATTATGTTCAAGATCTCGAGATATTAGTTTTCTACTTAATGATAAGCATGTTGAACCACAGGCTGAAAGTCATAAATAATGACCTAACAAAGATTCTTCATCATAAAGATAACCAAGGCAAGATCACAGTTTATACGATCAGACAGAAAAACTCAAAGAACGAAAAACCTCTCGATATCCACGGAAAAATAGCAGTCAATAATTTACGGGATTTGTCCTTGGCTTACGACACAATAGGCGAGGCTTGCCACTTGGTTAACAGCGTTTATAACTATCAAATATTCATGACATTGATATCGGCGTTCGTCTACATTGTGATAGCTCTATGGACTGCGTTGTTTTACTATCGCACTCAAGTGTTCACGGGCAATTTGATTTCTATAATATTGTGGTGCTGCAGCGAGATGTTGACGGTGGCGGCGATGGCTTTTGTATGCGAGATGTTGTTATCGACGCGGAGCGAGACGAAGGTGCTGGTGAACGAGTTGGTGATGGAGTACGCGCTGCCGGCGAGGACACGCGCGCAGGCCAAGGCGTTCATGCGGCTGATCGACGCGTGGCCGCTGCGCGTCTACGTCTACGACATGTTCACTGTCGACATTACCCTCATGCTCAAGTTCATAAGCGTGTCAACAACTTATTTGATTGTCATCATACAAATCTCTCATTTCGTATAA
- the LOC134794559 gene encoding uncharacterized protein LOC134794559 — MAEACIIDKQHKKKVKPIFNIPHNTIGASTSLRELSFNYKNIGELCKLINNVFKFQICFSLSSEYATFSATEFLWCICEMSTIGIMGFVCQALLSSRGSTKELVNELVMDYELPRSVRAQAKAFMQLIDAWSLRIYVYDFVDITLILKFITLTTTYLIVILQISHFM, encoded by the exons ATGGCTGAG GCTTGTATTATTGATAAACAACACAAAAAGAAAGTAAAACCAATTTTCAATATTCCGCATAATACAATCGGTGCATCGACTTCACTGCGTGAATTATCatttaattataaaaacataGGTGAGCTCTGTAAGTTGATCAACAACGTTTTCAAATTCCAGATTTGTTTCAGTTTG TCATCCGAATATGCGACTTTTTCGGCAACCGAATTTTTGTGGTGCATTTGTGAAATGTCCACTATCGGTATAATGGGGTTTGTCTGCCAAGCCTTGTTGTCGAGTCGGGGGTCCACAAAGGAGCTGGTGAACGAGCTGGTCATGGACTACGAGCTGCCGCGCAGCGTGCGCGCGCAAGCCAAGGCGTTCATGCAGCTCATCGACGCGTGGTCGCTGCGCATCTACGTCTATGactt TGTCGACATTACTCTCATATTAAAGTTTATTACCCTTACAACTACATACTTGATTGTTATCCTACAAATATCTCACTTTATGTAA